Proteins found in one Mustela lutreola isolate mMusLut2 chromosome 10, mMusLut2.pri, whole genome shotgun sequence genomic segment:
- the TRNP1 gene encoding TMF-regulated nuclear protein 1 codes for MPGCRISACGPGAQEGTAEPGSPPPPPRELVSSPQPPPPSPTLTPTPASVSAPADSAPAWAGSAEGQELQRWRQGANGGAGATAPAGGAAAAGAAGGRALELAEARRRLLEVEGRRRLVSELESRVLQLHRVFLAAELRLAHRAESLGRLSGGVAQAELYLAAHGSRLKKGPRRGRRGRPPALLASALGLGGCVPWGAGRLRRGHGPEPDSPFRRSPPRGPASPQR; via the coding sequence ATGCCGGGCTGCCGCATCAGCGCCTGCGGCCCGGGGGCCCAGGAAGGGACCGCGGAACCGgggtccccgccgccgccgccccgggaGCTCGTGTCGTCCCCtcagcccccgcccccatctccgACCTTGACTCCGACCCCGGCTTCGGTCTCGGCGCCCGCCGACTCAGCCCCGGCGTGGGCGGGCTCGGCAGAGGGGCAGGAGCTGCAGCGCTGGCGCCAGGGCGCTAACGGGGGCGCGGGGGCTACCGCGCCGGCAgggggcgcggcggcggcgggggcagcCGGGGGCCGAGCGCTGGAGCTGGCGGAAGCGCGCCGGCGACTGCTGGAGGTGGAGGGCCGCAGGCGCCTGGTGTCGGAGCTGGAGAGCCGTGTGCTGCAGCTGCACCGCGTCTTCTTGGCGGCCGAGCTGCGCCTGGCGCACCGCGCCGAGAGCCTGGGCCGCCTGAGCGGCGGCGTGGCGCAAGCCGAGCTCTACCTGGCAGCGCACGGCTCGCGCCTCAAGAAGGGCCCGCGCCGCGGCCGCCGGGGCCGCCCGCCTGCGCTGCTCGCCTCGGCGTTAGGCCTGGGAGGCTGCGTGCCCTGGGGTGCTGGGCGCCTGCGGCGGGGCCACGGCCCGGAGCCCGACTCGCCCTTCCGCCGAAgcccgccccgcggccccgcTTCCCCCCAGCGCTGA
- the TENT5B gene encoding terminal nucleotidyltransferase 5B — protein MMPSESGAESLDQAVAQVGTAAASAVATAAPEGGGPDPEASSASLGRHLSGLGWPQVKRLDALLKEPIPIHGRGNFPTLSVQPRQIVQVVRSRLEERGLHVHGVRLHGSAASHVLHPESGLGYKDLDLVFRVDLRSEASFQLTKEVVLACLLDFLPAGVNRAKITPLTLKEAYVQKLVKVCTDTDRWSLISLSNKSGKNMELKFVDSVRRQFEFSVDSFQIILDSLLLFGQCSSTPMSEAFHPTVTGESLYGDFAEALDHLRRRIIATRSPEEIRGGGLLKYCHLLVRGFRPQPGTDARALQRYMCSRFFIDFPDLVEQQRTLERYLEAHFSGADSARRYACLVTLHRVVNESTVCLMSHERRQTLDLIAMLALQALAEQGPAAAAALAWRPLGPDGVMPATVSYYVTPVQPLLARAHSYPTWLPCN, from the exons ATGATGCCGTCGGAGAGTGGAGCTGAGAGTCTGGACCAGGCAGTTGCGCAGGTGGGGACGGCTGCGGCCTCGGCGGTGGCCACGGCCGCCCCGGAAGGCGGCGGCCCCGACCCGGAGGCCTCATCGGCCTCCCTAGGACGGCACCTGAGTGGGCTAGGCTGGCCACAGGTGAAGCGACTGGACGCGCTCCTGAAAGAACCGATTCCCATTCACGGGCGCGGCAACTTCCCCACTCTGAGCGTGCAGCCCCGGCAGATTGTGCAG GTGGTCCGCAGCCGCCTGGAGGAGCGGGGACTACACGTTCACGGGGTGCGGTTACACGGCTCGGCCGCCAGCCACGTGCTGCACCCTGAGAGTGGCCTGGGCTACAAAGACCTGGACCTGGTGTTCCGCGTGGACCTGCGCAGTGAGGCATCCTTCCAGCTGACCAAGGAGGTGGTGCTGGCCTGCCTGCTGGACTTCCTGCCGGCCGGTGTGAACCGGGCCAAGATCACCCCGCTGACGCTCAAGGAGGCATACGTGCAGAAGCTGGTGAAGGTGTGCACAGACACGGACCGCTGGAGCCTCATCTCGTTGTCCAACAAGAGTGGCAAGAACATGGAGCTCAAGTTTGTGGACTCGGTCCGACGCCAGTTTGAATTCAGCGTGGACTCCTTCCAGATCATCCTGGACTCCCTGCTGCTCTTTGGCCAGTGCTCATCCACGCCCATGTCTGAGGCCTTCCACCCGACCGTGACTGGTGAGAGCCTGTATGGGGACTTTGCCGAGGCCCTGGACCACCTGCGGCGCCGCATCATTGCCACACGCAGCCCCGAAGAGATCCGTGGCGGTGGCCTCCTCAAGTACTGTCACCTGCTGGTGCGGGGCTTCCGGCCTCAGCCGGGCACCGATGCGCGCGCCCTGCAACGGTACATGTGCTCCCGCTTTTTCATCGATTTCCCAGACCTGGTGGAGCAGCAGCGCACACTGGAGCGCTACCTGGAGGCCCATTTCAGCGGAGCCGACTCGGCCCGCCGCTACGCCTGCCTGGTGACACTGCACCGGGTGGTCAATGAGAGCACTGTGTGCCTCATGAGCCACGAGCGTCGCCAGACACTGGACCTCATCGCCATGCTGGCGCTCCAGGCGCTGGCCGAGCAGGGCCCGGCTGCAGCTGCTGCCCTGGCCTGGCGCCCCCTGGGCCCCGACGGGGTCATGCCTGCCACCGTCAGTTACTACGTGACTCCTGTGCAACCTCTGCTGGCTCGGGCCCACTCGTATCCCACCTGGCTGCCTTGTAACTGA